A portion of the Deltaproteobacteria bacterium genome contains these proteins:
- a CDS encoding glutamate--tRNA ligase, with protein MKTDNGKEVRVRFAPSPTGYLHVGGLRTALFNYLFARSREGKFILRIEDTDQKRSIPGALENLIGTLRAVGLDYDEGPDAGGDAGPYIQSERLELYREYTDRLIESGHAYYCFCTEERLDELREMQRKTKRPTMYDGKCRDLPRRVVDENLEKDVPRVVRLKYPREGRVVFDDIIRGKVAMDNSQMDDQVLLKSDGFPTYHLASVVDDHLMSISHVIRGEEWLSSVPKHLYLYESFGWQPPEFAHLPLLLNSDRSKLSKRQGDVAVESYLASGYLPEALLNFIALLGWHGPDDRELYTLKELEEVFTLDRINKAGAIFDIEKLNWMGGQYIRRLPLEYVAEQAKPYFENAGIDIGEDAKYLKVITIARDYISRLSDIVNHARMFYEDPTLSEEDLEFITGDPSQAIYAFWAAALKKQRAWTLEELSLLVKQSMKELGIKGKDFYFPLRLALFGSCHGPDIPTLVDALGRDESIRRIEALLAA; from the coding sequence ATGAAAACAGACAACGGAAAAGAAGTCAGGGTGCGATTCGCGCCAAGCCCGACGGGGTATCTGCACGTGGGCGGCCTGCGGACGGCCCTCTTTAATTATCTCTTCGCCAGAAGCAGAGAGGGAAAATTCATCCTTCGGATCGAGGATACGGATCAGAAACGCTCGATCCCGGGAGCGCTGGAAAATCTGATCGGCACGCTCAGAGCGGTTGGTCTCGATTATGACGAAGGCCCCGATGCCGGTGGAGATGCGGGTCCCTATATCCAGTCGGAACGGCTTGAACTCTATCGGGAATATACGGACAGACTTATTGAAAGCGGGCATGCCTACTATTGTTTCTGCACGGAAGAGCGCCTCGACGAACTCCGGGAGATGCAGCGGAAAACAAAGCGGCCCACCATGTACGACGGAAAATGCCGCGACCTACCGCGACGCGTGGTTGATGAAAACCTGGAAAAGGATGTTCCCCGGGTCGTCAGGCTCAAATATCCCCGGGAAGGACGGGTCGTTTTTGACGACATCATCCGCGGCAAGGTGGCCATGGACAATTCACAGATGGACGACCAGGTGCTGCTCAAATCCGACGGTTTCCCCACCTACCACCTCGCCAGCGTCGTCGACGATCACCTGATGAGTATCAGCCATGTCATCCGCGGTGAAGAATGGCTTTCAAGCGTCCCGAAACATCTGTATCTTTACGAATCCTTCGGGTGGCAGCCACCGGAGTTCGCCCATCTGCCCCTGCTGCTCAACTCGGACCGGAGCAAGCTGAGCAAAAGGCAGGGTGACGTGGCCGTTGAAAGTTATCTCGCATCGGGATACCTGCCCGAGGCGCTGCTGAACTTTATCGCCCTCCTGGGCTGGCATGGTCCCGACGACCGGGAACTGTACACATTGAAGGAACTGGAGGAGGTTTTCACCCTTGACCGCATCAACAAAGCGGGGGCGATCTTTGATATAGAGAAGCTCAACTGGATGGGCGGCCAGTATATTCGCCGCCTTCCGCTGGAATACGTGGCCGAGCAGGCAAAGCCTTACTTCGAGAATGCGGGGATCGACATCGGTGAGGACGCAAAATATCTCAAGGTCATCACCATTGCCCGTGATTATATTTCACGACTGTCGGATATTGTGAACCACGCCCGCATGTTCTACGAGGACCCGACCTTATCCGAAGAGGACCTGGAATTTATCACCGGCGATCCATCTCAGGCGATATACGCGTTCTGGGCGGCGGCGTTGAAAAAACAGCGCGCCTGGACCCTTGAGGAGCTTTCCCTCCTGGTAAAACAGTCGATGAAAGAACTGGGCATCAAGGGAAAGGATTTCTACTTCCCGCTCCGGCTGGCCCTCTTCGGAAGCTGTCACGGCCCGGACATACCCACGTTGGTGGACGCCCTGGGCAGGGATGAGTCCATCAGGCGGATCGAAGCGCTTCTTGCGGCGTAG
- a CDS encoding citrate synthase, which produces MKDVSAAVPAIDGSPREDSATLIVDGKMHHIPIIAGTTGERALDISNLRRDTGLITLDTGFVNTGSCESAITYVDGERGILRYRGIDIEQLAERSSFVETAYLLINNTLPTADELHAFSELLTQHSLIHEDMLDFFRHYPPRAHPMGILSSMVTALAAFYPDLQAETAVEGINITVARLLSKMRTLAAVSYNISIGHKVIYPRYDLSYCANFLYMMFDTPVKNYVIDADIVRALNVFWILHADHEQNCSTTAVRLVGSARVNLYAAVAAGISALWGPLHGGANQAVMEMLQDIERSGGDIRPFIARAKDRKDPFRLMGFGHRVYKTFDPRAQIMESICEAVLSKLNIEDPLLDIARRLRDAVAGDPYFIDHHLYPNVDFYSGIFLRAIRIPLNMYTVMFAIGRLPGWIAQWKESLDDPKRKLDRPRQVYTGPEKRDYIPLDRRDPERM; this is translated from the coding sequence ATGAAAGATGTTTCTGCGGCGGTTCCTGCAATTGACGGGAGTCCCCGGGAGGACTCCGCCACACTGATCGTCGACGGGAAAATGCACCATATCCCCATTATAGCGGGGACCACGGGGGAACGGGCGCTCGATATCAGCAATCTCAGGCGGGATACGGGCCTGATCACGCTGGACACGGGCTTTGTAAATACGGGAAGCTGCGAAAGCGCCATCACTTATGTCGACGGCGAACGGGGGATTCTGCGATACCGGGGGATCGATATCGAGCAGCTCGCCGAACGATCCAGTTTTGTCGAAACGGCATATCTCCTCATCAACAATACGCTTCCCACGGCCGATGAGCTTCATGCCTTTTCGGAACTGCTTACCCAGCACTCGCTCATTCACGAGGATATGCTCGATTTCTTCCGGCATTATCCGCCGCGGGCCCATCCCATGGGGATCCTTTCCTCCATGGTGACCGCCCTTGCCGCCTTTTACCCGGACCTGCAGGCCGAAACGGCCGTCGAGGGGATCAATATCACCGTGGCGCGGCTCCTTTCGAAGATGAGGACCCTCGCCGCTGTGTCATATAATATTTCCATCGGACACAAGGTGATCTATCCCCGGTATGACCTGAGCTACTGTGCCAACTTCCTCTACATGATGTTCGACACGCCCGTGAAGAACTATGTCATCGATGCGGACATCGTTCGAGCCCTTAACGTCTTCTGGATACTTCATGCCGATCATGAGCAGAATTGCTCGACCACGGCGGTGCGCCTCGTGGGCAGCGCCCGGGTGAATCTCTACGCGGCGGTGGCAGCGGGCATCTCTGCCCTGTGGGGACCGCTTCACGGAGGAGCCAACCAGGCGGTCATGGAAATGCTCCAGGATATTGAACGGTCCGGTGGTGATATACGGCCCTTCATTGCCCGGGCAAAGGATCGGAAGGACCCCTTCAGGCTTATGGGATTCGGCCATCGCGTCTATAAAACCTTCGATCCGCGGGCGCAGATAATGGAAAGCATCTGTGAGGCGGTTCTCAGTAAGCTGAACATCGAGGACCCGCTGCTCGATATCGCGCGGAGGCTCCGCGACGCTGTTGCCGGCGATCCCTATTTTATCGATCACCATCTCTATCCGAACGTTGATTTCTACAGCGGCATTTTCCTGCGGGCGATACGGATCCCTCTCAACATGTACACCGTCATGTTCGCCATCGGACGGCTGCCCGGATGGATCGCACAATGGAAGGAGAGCCTCGACGATCCCAAGCGGAAGCTGGACCGGCCGCGGCAGGTATATACGGGTCCTGAGAAACGGGATTATATCCCTCTGGACCGCCGGGACCCGGAACGGATGTAA
- a CDS encoding TrpB-like pyridoxal phosphate-dependent enzyme — protein sequence MKEVKVFLNESEMPRQWYNILSDMPVPLRPPLHPGTGQPISPDDMAAIFPMNLIEQEMSPQQWIDIPEEVLEKYLIWRPTPLCRAYNLEKLLGAPVRIYYKNEGTSPAGSHKPNTAIAQAYYNKAFGIKRLSTETGAGQWGSALSMACCMFGLECRVFMVRVSYDQKPYRRIMMETWGAQCFPSPSDITETGKKVLAEHPDSPGSLGIAISEAIEDAVGNGDSRYSLGSVLNHVLLHQTIIGLEAQRQLEKIGEYPDVVIGCAGGGSNFAGIALPFCRDKINGKDISIIAAEPSSCPTITRGPYAYDFGDLAMTTPLLPMHSLGHDFVPAPIHAGGLRYHGMAPIISHLVKEGVIEGRAYHQLETFDAGIKFARTEGFIPAPETDHAIAAVIEEALRAKEEGKEKVILFNWSGHGLVDLASYDAYLAGKLFNYELPDEEIERARKVVGQYPRP from the coding sequence ATGAAAGAGGTAAAAGTATTTCTCAATGAAAGCGAGATGCCCCGGCAGTGGTACAACATCCTGTCCGATATGCCCGTACCCCTGAGGCCGCCGCTCCATCCGGGAACGGGGCAGCCGATCAGTCCCGATGACATGGCGGCGATCTTTCCGATGAATCTCATCGAGCAGGAGATGAGCCCGCAGCAGTGGATCGATATCCCGGAAGAGGTTCTTGAAAAATACCTCATCTGGCGGCCCACGCCGCTGTGCCGGGCGTATAATCTCGAAAAACTGCTCGGCGCGCCGGTGCGGATCTATTACAAGAACGAGGGGACGAGCCCCGCGGGTTCCCACAAGCCGAACACCGCGATCGCCCAGGCCTATTACAACAAGGCTTTCGGCATCAAGCGGCTTTCCACGGAAACGGGTGCTGGCCAGTGGGGGAGCGCTCTCAGCATGGCCTGCTGCATGTTCGGTTTGGAATGCCGCGTCTTCATGGTCCGTGTCAGTTATGACCAGAAGCCGTACCGGCGGATAATGATGGAGACCTGGGGTGCCCAGTGCTTTCCGAGTCCCAGCGATATCACCGAAACGGGGAAAAAGGTCCTTGCGGAACATCCCGATTCGCCGGGGAGCCTTGGTATCGCCATCAGCGAGGCGATCGAGGATGCCGTCGGAAACGGTGATTCACGGTATTCTCTGGGAAGCGTGCTGAACCATGTCCTGCTCCATCAGACCATCATCGGCCTGGAGGCGCAGCGGCAGCTCGAGAAGATTGGTGAGTATCCCGACGTGGTCATCGGCTGCGCCGGCGGCGGCAGCAATTTCGCCGGTATCGCGCTTCCCTTCTGCCGGGACAAGATCAACGGAAAGGACATCTCCATCATCGCTGCGGAACCGTCCTCCTGTCCGACCATCACCCGCGGTCCCTACGCCTATGACTTCGGTGACCTGGCGATGACGACCCCGCTGCTCCCCATGCATTCCCTGGGTCATGATTTCGTGCCCGCTCCGATACATGCCGGAGGTCTCCGGTATCACGGCATGGCGCCCATTATCAGCCATCTCGTGAAGGAAGGTGTCATCGAAGGCAGGGCGTACCATCAGCTTGAGACCTTTGACGCCGGCATCAAGTTCGCACGGACCGAAGGGTTCATTCCGGCGCCCGAAACGGACCACGCCATCGCGGCGGTCATTGAAGAGGCATTGCGGGCGAAGGAGGAGGGGAAGGAAAAGGTCATTCTCTTCAACTGGAGCGGACACGGGCTGGTCGATCTCGCGTCATACGACGCCTATCTGGCGGGGAAACTGTTCAATTATGAACTTCCCGACGAGGAGATCGAGCGGGCCCGTAAGGTGGTCGGCCAGTATCCGAGACCCTGA
- a CDS encoding pyridoxamine 5'-phosphate oxidase family protein — MRRKDKEITERNVIDSIIARADVCRLALSGDNNPYLVPLCFGYDGTCLYFHSAGEGRKIDMLRRNPAVCFEMTVDCKPVEGARSCNWTMRFMSVIGFGRVSFIEDADEKRRALGIIFSRYSDAPFAADEPIIEKTLVFKVDITDISGKKSGY, encoded by the coding sequence ATGAGAAGAAAGGACAAGGAGATCACGGAACGAAACGTCATTGATTCGATCATTGCCCGTGCCGATGTCTGCCGTCTGGCGCTCTCCGGTGACAACAACCCCTACCTGGTGCCGCTCTGCTTCGGCTATGACGGGACCTGCCTGTACTTTCACAGTGCCGGGGAGGGAAGGAAGATCGACATGCTCCGCAGGAACCCGGCGGTCTGCTTCGAGATGACCGTTGACTGCAAACCCGTGGAGGGCGCCAGGTCATGCAACTGGACGATGCGCTTCATGAGCGTCATCGGGTTCGGCAGGGTGTCGTTCATCGAGGATGCCGACGAGAAGCGAAGGGCACTGGGCATCATATTCTCGCGCTATTCAGACGCTCCCTTTGCCGCCGATGAGCCGATCATTGAAAAAACCCTTGTATTCAAGGTGGACATTACGGATATATCTGGTAAAAAATCGGGATATTGA
- a CDS encoding GNAT family N-acetyltransferase, whose protein sequence is MDVVFRHAGSDDIPGVARVYREAVSELNRTRGFEYRSLRDLPVNPFYAYSLKYEPRGFRVAEHRGEIVGSAISWTRGTFWFLSHLFVKPSWQNHGIGRTLLEEVLSAGTGSEGMERGVVTYAYNPVSQRLYDSFGMGRREIIYRLTGTAGRLPAFLKAEHPPKGYEVKKVSARGSRELSPVDEQVLGMVRQRHHRFFLSGPGVSCYAFLRGGAIRGYVYIWPDGHVGPLAVLKPSLLMKVLRFSLARAGGAGGRLSMLVPASNREALNLLLTGGFKVQYPLCFMSSRRRWKWDRYFFHSPGMM, encoded by the coding sequence ATGGATGTCGTTTTTCGTCACGCGGGATCCGATGATATCCCCGGCGTGGCCCGCGTATACCGTGAGGCCGTGTCGGAACTCAACCGGACCAGGGGGTTTGAATATCGTTCGCTTCGAGATCTGCCGGTAAACCCTTTTTACGCCTATTCGTTGAAGTATGAACCCCGGGGGTTCCGGGTGGCTGAGCACCGCGGTGAGATCGTCGGTTCCGCCATCAGCTGGACCCGCGGCACCTTCTGGTTCCTTTCCCATCTCTTCGTAAAACCTTCCTGGCAGAATCACGGCATCGGCAGGACCCTCCTGGAGGAGGTCCTTTCCGCCGGAACGGGTTCGGAGGGAATGGAACGGGGGGTTGTCACCTATGCCTATAATCCCGTTTCCCAGAGGCTTTATGACTCATTCGGCATGGGCCGGCGGGAGATCATATACCGCTTGACCGGCACGGCCGGACGGCTTCCCGCGTTCCTGAAAGCGGAGCACCCCCCGAAGGGATATGAGGTAAAAAAAGTGTCTGCCCGGGGCTCACGGGAACTGTCGCCAGTGGACGAACAGGTGCTGGGAATGGTCCGGCAGCGCCATCACCGGTTTTTCCTGTCCGGACCGGGCGTGAGTTGTTATGCCTTTCTGCGGGGAGGGGCGATACGAGGCTATGTCTATATCTGGCCGGACGGCCATGTGGGTCCCCTCGCGGTCCTGAAACCGTCCCTCCTCATGAAGGTGCTGCGTTTTTCACTTGCCCGCGCCGGGGGTGCCGGCGGCCGCCTGTCAATGCTCGTGCCGGCGTCCAACAGAGAAGCACTGAACCTTCTCCTCACAGGTGGTTTCAAGGTACAGTATCCTCTCTGTTTCATGTCTTCCCGGCGCCGGTGGAAATGGGACCGCTATTTCTTTCATTCCCCCGGTATGATGTGA
- a CDS encoding NERD domain-containing protein, with protein sequence MAYIEGYPGEKIETTTGKHLGFIVIVVVLLVGFLAYSADDWREEIPSIILTVSIVVAVILFVSYKINPLGWRRIFRKERVEESLRMDRLIADRLAELDDSHFIFHDITFELFHVENLVICPGGIFVIEKLESPDALAVRGKILFAGDEPLDTVTGNLWRVCHLINIVMEKGFKEDIMPQPLLVRPGEASVNIGDFDGIIITTLDGMIKAVEGRHKKAIEQELVERFAFYMKKRYT encoded by the coding sequence ATGGCCTACATCGAGGGATATCCCGGAGAAAAGATCGAAACCACTACGGGAAAGCACCTCGGATTCATCGTCATCGTGGTGGTCCTGCTGGTGGGGTTCCTGGCGTACAGTGCCGATGACTGGCGGGAGGAGATACCCTCGATCATTTTAACCGTCTCCATTGTCGTCGCCGTTATCCTCTTTGTTTCCTATAAAATAAATCCCCTGGGATGGCGCAGGATCTTCAGAAAAGAACGGGTGGAGGAATCTCTGAGGATGGACCGCCTGATCGCCGACCGTCTTGCGGAACTGGACGACTCCCATTTCATCTTTCATGACATCACCTTTGAGCTCTTTCACGTGGAGAACCTGGTCATCTGTCCCGGCGGCATTTTTGTGATAGAGAAGCTGGAGTCGCCCGATGCGCTTGCCGTGCGGGGGAAAATACTCTTCGCCGGTGATGAGCCTCTTGATACGGTGACGGGAAACCTGTGGCGGGTTTGCCACCTGATCAACATCGTCATGGAAAAGGGGTTCAAGGAAGATATCATGCCGCAGCCCCTGCTGGTGAGGCCCGGCGAAGCCTCGGTCAACATCGGTGATTTCGACGGCATCATCATAACGACCCTTGATGGAATGATTAAGGCCGTCGAGGGCCGGCACAAGAAAGCGATCGAGCAGGAACTCGTCGAGAGATTCGCGTTCTACATGAAAAAGCGTTACACCTGA
- a CDS encoding pyridoxamine kinase, with amino-acid sequence MMKNPVQRVAAIHDLSGFGRASLTVVIPILSTMGIQVCPLPTAVLSTHSKFSNFYFVDLTEHIERFISHWKELELSFDAVYSGFLGSHRQIGIVIDFIDYFHREDQLVVVDPVLGDDGALYGPLGIDMVAEMRKLIGKAHVITPNLTEACLLLDEPYRRSFPIEAAKDMIVRLSEKGPRIVIITGIPEEEGSRMTSVIAYDRNSRRFWKVVCEYLPATYPGTGDAFTSVIVGSLLQGDSLPIALDRAVQFISLGVRATFGYLYNTKEGILLERILSNLRSSVQISSYEILD; translated from the coding sequence TTGATGAAAAATCCTGTTCAGCGGGTCGCCGCGATCCATGACCTGTCCGGCTTCGGGCGCGCGTCGCTCACCGTGGTGATACCGATCCTTTCGACCATGGGCATCCAGGTCTGTCCCCTGCCGACAGCGGTGCTTTCAACGCACAGCAAGTTTTCAAATTTCTATTTTGTCGACCTGACCGAACATATCGAGCGGTTCATCAGCCACTGGAAGGAACTGGAACTGTCCTTCGACGCCGTATACAGCGGGTTTCTCGGGTCGCACCGCCAGATCGGTATCGTTATCGATTTCATCGATTATTTTCACCGGGAGGATCAACTCGTTGTCGTCGATCCCGTCCTGGGAGATGACGGTGCCCTGTACGGTCCTCTGGGGATCGACATGGTCGCGGAGATGCGGAAGCTGATCGGAAAGGCCCACGTCATCACGCCGAACCTGACGGAAGCGTGCCTGCTCCTGGATGAACCGTACCGGCGTTCATTTCCGATCGAGGCGGCGAAGGACATGATCGTTCGGCTGTCGGAAAAGGGCCCCCGCATCGTCATCATTACCGGTATCCCGGAAGAGGAAGGAAGCCGCATGACGTCGGTGATTGCCTACGACCGGAACAGTCGGCGGTTCTGGAAGGTCGTCTGCGAGTACCTGCCGGCCACCTATCCCGGTACCGGCGATGCCTTCACCAGCGTCATCGTGGGCAGTCTCCTGCAGGGTGACAGTTTGCCGATCGCGCTGGACCGGGCCGTCCAGTTCATTTCCCTCGGTGTGCGTGCAACCTTCGGATATCTGTACAATACCAAAGAGGGCATTCTGCTTGAACGGATACTGAGTAATCTTCGCTCAAGCGTGCAGATCAGCAGTTACGAAATACTTGATTGA
- the gdhA gene encoding NADP-specific glutamate dehydrogenase yields the protein MKEFIKMCEECNPGEVEFLQAVAEVAESLKPVIDRHPEYRKAKVLERMVEPERTIIFRVPWVDDRGEVQVNRGYRIEMNSAIGPYKGGFRFHPSVNLSILKFLGFEQVYKNALTTLPMGGGKGGSNFDPKGKSDLEVMRFCQSFMTEIFRHLGPNTDVPAGDIGVGKREIGYLFGMYKKLRNEFTGVLTGKGLEWGGSLIRPEATGYGSVYFAAEMLATRNETLAGKTCLVSGSGNVAQYTVEKLLELGAKVVTLSDSAGYIYDESGITREKLDYVMYLKNVERGRMKEYAAKYPEAVYTPVDPDLDYNPLWDHKADCAFPSATQNEISGKDAQHLIDNGVYVVSEGANMPTAPAGVDLFVEHKLLYGPGKAANAGGVSVSGLEMTQNSLRLNWSREEVDSYLLRIMKSIHRACMDASEEYGTPGNYVNGANIAGFVKVAEAMMAQGIV from the coding sequence ATGAAAGAATTTATCAAGATGTGTGAGGAGTGTAATCCGGGTGAGGTTGAGTTTTTGCAGGCCGTGGCGGAGGTGGCTGAGTCGCTGAAGCCGGTCATCGATCGTCATCCTGAGTATCGGAAGGCGAAGGTCCTGGAGCGGATGGTGGAACCGGAACGGACCATCATATTCCGGGTGCCTTGGGTCGATGACAGGGGTGAGGTCCAGGTGAACCGAGGGTACCGTATCGAGATGAATAGCGCGATCGGTCCTTACAAGGGCGGGTTCCGGTTTCATCCGTCGGTGAATCTGAGCATTTTGAAGTTTCTGGGGTTTGAACAGGTGTACAAGAACGCCTTGACCACGCTTCCCATGGGTGGCGGAAAGGGCGGGTCGAACTTTGACCCCAAGGGAAAATCGGACCTTGAGGTGATGCGGTTCTGCCAGAGCTTCATGACCGAGATCTTCCGGCACCTGGGTCCGAACACAGACGTTCCGGCCGGTGACATCGGCGTGGGCAAACGGGAGATCGGCTACCTGTTCGGGATGTACAAGAAATTGCGGAACGAGTTTACGGGAGTCCTGACGGGCAAGGGCCTTGAGTGGGGCGGCAGTTTGATCCGCCCCGAAGCGACGGGGTACGGCTCCGTGTACTTCGCGGCGGAGATGCTCGCCACGCGGAACGAGACACTGGCAGGGAAGACCTGTCTGGTGTCTGGTTCGGGAAACGTTGCGCAGTACACGGTTGAGAAGCTGCTCGAGCTGGGGGCGAAGGTGGTGACCCTGTCGGATTCGGCGGGCTATATTTACGATGAGAGCGGCATAACGCGCGAGAAGCTTGACTACGTGATGTATCTGAAGAACGTGGAGCGCGGCCGGATGAAGGAATACGCCGCGAAGTATCCTGAGGCTGTGTATACGCCGGTGGACCCCGATCTTGATTATAATCCGCTGTGGGATCACAAGGCGGACTGCGCCTTTCCGTCGGCGACGCAGAACGAGATCAGCGGCAAGGATGCCCAGCACCTGATCGACAACGGGGTATACGTGGTAAGTGAAGGCGCGAACATGCCGACGGCTCCCGCCGGTGTCGATCTTTTTGTGGAGCACAAGCTGCTCTATGGTCCGGGCAAGGCGGCGAACGCCGGTGGTGTTTCCGTGTCCGGTCTTGAGATGACGCAGAACAGCCTGCGATTGAACTGGTCCCGCGAGGAGGTTGACTCCTATCTGCTGAGGATCATGAAGAGCATTCACAGGGCCTGTATGGATGCGTCCGAAGAGTACGGGACGCCGGGCAATTACGTGAACGGGGCGAACATTGCCGGGTTTGTGAAGGTCGCCGAGGCAATGATGGCCCAGGGGATCGTGTAA
- a CDS encoding cystathionine gamma-synthase family protein, with amino-acid sequence MARRRQSSATENRAPGPGTTSVWAGEEGPFWKGSTQVPIVPSVSFGYDDLDRWMEVGAGRRGGHIYSRNTNPTVRVFEEKIRLLEGAEAATAFATGMAAVSNTLFALLSPGDRVVSIKDSYGGTNKLFIEFLPRFGIEVTLCETTDHDEIEREIAAGCRLLYLESPTNPTLKMVDIAQLADAAKRRGVLVVVDNTFATPINQKPLKLGADLVVHSATKFLGGHADALGGALCGPADLVESVFHFREINGAMLDPQSAYLLLRGMKTLHLRVARQCESAMKIARFLESHDLVERVFYPGLESHPQHELARRQMNGFGGILSFMLKGDFDEVRKFLPRLRYAHRAANLGAVETIAGPPAVTSHVECTPAERAAMGIPESLIRYSVGIEDAEDLMDDLAAALSGR; translated from the coding sequence ATGGCGAGGAGAAGGCAGAGCTCAGCGACAGAGAACAGGGCTCCCGGCCCCGGGACGACGTCCGTCTGGGCAGGTGAGGAAGGACCCTTCTGGAAAGGTTCGACGCAGGTCCCCATCGTACCGAGCGTTTCATTCGGCTATGATGATCTCGACCGGTGGATGGAGGTCGGTGCCGGAAGAAGGGGAGGACACATCTACAGCAGGAACACGAACCCCACGGTCCGGGTATTTGAAGAGAAGATCCGTCTTCTTGAGGGAGCTGAAGCGGCAACGGCCTTTGCGACGGGAATGGCGGCCGTCAGCAATACCCTCTTTGCCCTGCTGTCACCGGGGGACCGTGTTGTCTCCATCAAGGACAGTTACGGCGGTACCAACAAGCTTTTCATCGAGTTCCTGCCCCGCTTCGGCATAGAGGTAACCCTCTGTGAAACCACCGATCATGATGAGATCGAGCGGGAGATCGCCGCCGGATGCCGCCTGCTCTACCTGGAAAGCCCCACCAACCCGACCCTGAAGATGGTCGACATCGCCCAGCTTGCCGACGCGGCGAAGCGGCGCGGCGTGCTGGTCGTCGTCGATAACACCTTCGCCACGCCCATCAACCAGAAGCCATTGAAACTCGGCGCCGACCTGGTGGTCCACAGCGCTACCAAGTTCCTCGGCGGTCACGCCGACGCCCTGGGCGGCGCCCTCTGCGGTCCCGCTGATCTGGTCGAATCGGTCTTCCATTTTCGTGAGATCAACGGGGCGATGCTGGACCCGCAGTCCGCCTATCTTCTCCTGCGCGGCATGAAAACCCTTCATCTTCGCGTCGCCAGGCAGTGTGAAAGCGCCATGAAGATCGCCCGCTTTCTTGAATCCCATGATCTGGTGGAACGGGTCTTTTATCCGGGCCTTGAAAGTCACCCACAGCATGAACTGGCACGGCGGCAGATGAACGGCTTCGGCGGCATTCTCAGTTTCATGCTGAAAGGTGATTTTGACGAGGTGCGAAAATTCCTGCCGCGCCTGCGGTATGCCCATCGGGCGGCCAACCTCGGTGCCGTCGAGACGATCGCGGGACCGCCGGCGGTCACGAGTCACGTGGAGTGCACCCCGGCTGAGCGGGCGGCTATGGGTATCCCCGAAAGCCTTATTCGCTACTCCGTGGGCATCGAAGACGCTGAAGACCTCATGGACGATCTTGCCGCGGCCCTCTCCGGGAGGTGA